The following proteins are co-located in the Eublepharis macularius isolate TG4126 chromosome 5, MPM_Emac_v1.0, whole genome shotgun sequence genome:
- the LOC129330275 gene encoding vomeronasal type-2 receptor 26-like: protein MSSLKSECTKTSRKLRVRLNPTFKDEKVCTIKEIPIPHEWYQPGALIIGGMASQFSYHLHELKFDQYIAQEMFEVTDMTTKFYQHSLALAFAVDNINRNPKILPNVTLGFHVYDTYNDDKMTYRATLDLLCKLHRYYPNYECDTQKNLMAVIGGLGSDTSVHMAELLGLYKIPQLTYGSFSPLDRENSKSTSFYWMVPNEAHQYVGIIRLLQHFGWTWIGLFAVNNDSGEHFMQEMEPLLSQHGICTAFKEMIINQGRWNTPGNTIDLFSNVYTALIDSKANAFIFYGESMTIISTTTFLYLGNHELLGNTSFRWVWVMTAQVDFVLGGLQRFWGLEFFQGAIFFSVHSQDLLGFQTFLRNIKPYRTKGDGFLKDFWELAFDCTLPNSQEMSMVDGTCTGKEKLDSLPGPVFEMHMTGHSYSIYNAVYAIACALHAMYLSRCNHRSVTNVGKRDGLHDLHPWQLHPFLQHISFNNSAGEIVSFNDNKEMGGVFDVMNLVIFPNKSYGRMKIGKMDPDAFEGNELIIDEERIVWPSRFNQVPVSVCNDNCYPGSHKQKKDGEKFCCYDCVPCPEGKISNQKNIEDCIRCREDHYPSKDQDECVLKTISFLSYAEPLGVSLASVTTSFSLITVLVLAIFVKYRDTPIVKANNRDITYTLLISLLLCFVSSLLFLRQPITVTCLLRQSTFGIVFSVAVSCVLAKTIMVVVAFMATKPGSSIKKWVGKRLANTIILLCTLIQAGICTLWLATSPPFPDLDMQSLKREMVAECNEGSAIMFYSVLGYLGLLSLISLTVAFLARKLPDSFNEAKFITFSMLIFCSVWLCFVPTYLSTKGKYMVAVEIFSILASSAGLLGCIFFPKCYLIILRPQLNKREQMIRRMK, encoded by the exons ATGTCCTCCCTGAAGTCTGAATGTACCAAAACGTCACGCAAACTGCGAGTTCGTCTGAACCCGACCTTCAAAG atgagaAGGTGTGCACCATAAAGGAGATTCCTATTCCACATGAATGGTACCAGCCAGGGGCCCTCATCATTGGTGGCATGGCCTCTCAGTTCAGTTATCATCTACATGAACTAAAATTTGATCAATATATTGCTCAAGAGATGTTTGAAGTCACAGA CATGACAACAAAGTTTTACCAGCACTCCCTGGCGTTGGCATTTGCTGTAGACAACATCAACAGGAATCCCAAGATTTTGCCTAACGTCACTCTCGGGTTCCACGTCTATGACACCTACAATGATGATAAGATGACCTACCGGGCCACTCTGGATCTGCTCTGTAAATTGCATAGATATTATCCCAATTATGAATGTGACACCCAGAAAAACCTAATGGCTGTCATAGGGGGACTTGGCTCTGACACCTCCGTTCACATGGCAGAGCTTCTAGGTctctacaagattccacag CTCACCTATGGGTCATTTTCCCCACTGGACAGGGAGAACTCAAAGTCCACTTCCTTTTACTGGATGGTTCCCAATGAAGCGCATCAGTATGTAGGAATTATCCGGTTACTTcagcattttggatggacatGGATTGGGCTCTTTGCTGTGAATAATGATAGTGGAGAACATTTTATGCAGGAAATGGAACCATTGCTTTCCCAACATGGCATTTGCACGGCCTTCAAAGAAATGATTATAAACCAAGGCCGCTGGAATACCCCAGGGAATACTATAGATTTATTTTCTAATGTTTATACAGCTTTAATAGATAGTAAAGCAAATGCATTTATCTTCTATGGAGAATCTATGACCATTATATCAACGACCACATTTCTATATCTTGGTAATCACGAATTACTGGGAAATACTTCATTTAGATGGGTGTGGGTTATGACGGCCCAGGTTGATTTTGTATTGGGAGGCCTGCAAAGGTTCTGGGGTCTGGAATTCTTCCAGGGTGCCATTTTCTTCTCAGTTCACTCACAGGATCTTCTAGGATTCCAGACATTCCTTAGAAACATAAAGCCTTATCGGACAAAAGGGGATGGATTTCTCAAGGATTTCTGGGAGCTAGCATTTGACTGCACACTTCCAAATTCCCAGGAAATGTCCATGGTTGATGGAACATGTACCGGGAAGGAGAAGCTGGATAGCCTCCCTGGGCCTGTTTTTGAAATGCacatgactggccacagctacagCATCTATAATGCTGTCTATGCCATTGCATGTGCTCTGCATGCCATGTACCTCTCCCGCTGCAACCACAGATCAGTGACTAATGTTGGCAAAAGAGATGGCCTTCATGATCTCCACCCTTGGCAG CTccacccatttcttcaacacatttCATTTAACAACTCAGCAGGGGAAATTGTGTCTTTTAATGATAATAAGGAAATGGGAGGTGTATTTGATGTCATGAACTTGGTCATATTCCCAAACAAGTCCTACGGTAGAATGAAAATTGGGAAGATGGATCCTGATGCTTTTGAAGGAAACGAATTGATCATTGATGAAGAAAGAATTGTGTGGCCAAGCCGTTTCAACCAG GTGCCCGTTTCAGTGTGCAATGACAACTGCTATCCTGGTTCTCACAAGCAAAAGAAGGATGGAGAGAAATTTTGCTGCTACGATTGTGTTCCTTGCCCAGAAGGAAAGATTTCAAACCAGAAAA aTATAGAGGACTGTATCAGATGCCGAGAAGATCACTATCCAAGCAAGGACCAAGATGAATGCGTTCTCAAGACAATTAGTTTTCTGTCTTATGCAGAACCCCTAGGGGTCAGTTTAGCCTCAGTTACAACTTCTTTTTCCCTAATCACAGTGCTGGTGCTGGCAATTTTTGTTAAGTACAGAGACACACCCATAGTCAAAGCCAATAACAGGGATATCACCTACACCCTACTAATCTCTCTGTTGCTCTGCTTTGTCTCTTCTTTGCTGTTCCTCAGACAACCTATAACTGTGACCTGTTTGCTCCGACAATCTACTTTTGGCATAGtcttctcagtggctgtttcttgtgTGCTAGCCAAAACTATAATGGTGGTTgtagctttcatggccaccaaaccagggtccagcattaagaagtgggtggggaaaagactggCCAATACCATTATCCTTCTTTGCACCCTGATTCAAGCAGGCATTTGTACCTTGTGGTTAGCAACCTCTCCCCCATTCCCAGATTTAGACATGCAGTCCCTGAAGAGAGAGATGGTAGCAGAATGTAATGAAGGGTCTGCCATCATGTTTTACAGTGTTTTGGGCTACTTGGGACTTCTGTCCCTCATCAGCTTGACTGTggctttcctggccaggaagTTGCCCGACAGTTTCAacgaagccaagttcatcaccttcagcatgctgatcttttgcagtgtttggttgtgttttgttccaacctacctgagcaccaaagggaaatacatggtagccgtggagatcttctctatcTTGGCTTCCAGTGCTGGACTACTGGGTTGTATCTTTTTCCCCAAGTGTTACCTTATTATTTTAAGACCTCAGTTGAACAAAAGGGAACAGATGATACGAAGAATGAAGTAA